The Brassica napus cultivar Da-Ae chromosome C1, Da-Ae, whole genome shotgun sequence DNA segment CGTAACCAGAGATCATTGCATTCCAAGAAACCTCGTTTTTATCTTTCATGGCGTAGAACAGTTCCCGCGCTTTTTCCATTTCCTTTCGTCGAGCGTACCCTGTGATCATCGTGTTCCATGACGCAGAGTCCTTGAACGGAGCCTGGTCGAAGAAGCTCTGAGCTTTCTCGAAGTTTCCGTTGCGAACGTGGCAAGATAGCATGATGTTGTAGGAGAAAGCATCTGGTTCAGGGATTTCGTCGAACAGCTGGTGTGCTTCCTTCGTTCTACTTGGATCTTTACAAAACCCAACGAGCAGGGAGTTCCATGTGACGGTGTTCTTAGCTCCCATTCCGTGGAACACTCTGAGAGCTCCATCTATATCTCCAGAATGTACATGTCTTGCAATAAGTTTGTTCAGCGGGAAGATCTGGTTTTGATCAGAAGAAGGTTTAGTCGATGGCTCTGGGGATGGAAGAGAGGAAGAGGAACATGATCCCACCAAAATGGCATCTGGGTTTCCAATTGAACGAGAAAAGAATCGAACTTTCCATGGCTGATGAATGTTGAAGCGAGAAAGCATTTCTCAGGGTTTATGACATAAAAAGACAAATCGGTTCCTACAAAACATCAAGAGAACGTCTTATTCCAcgttggttttggtatatatatattacacacaaaaaaacataCCATTGGGAGGATCTTAAATCACACGActgttattaaaaaataaacttctGAACCttattaatatttgtcttattaCAGATTTTGTAATATCTAAGAACATGATCAGAGATGAGAAAGGAAGAAGACTCAAAACCGTTAACATTAGACTTGTCTGTCTGAAACAAAGATTTCATAGATAACAAAGACTGGTAAACTAAaagagagtgatgtttcaaaagtaaaaaaaaaaaaaaaaaaaaaacggtcaGGTATCAGTTTGCAGAAAATCTAAAACCTGACGATAACTAAAAATTTACACCTGACAAACAACAGACTGGTAAACAGTACACCGTCGCATGAAATTCATTCAGTCTTGATTTCAACCAGAGGATGAAAACTGAAGGAGACCCACACGAGTGTTTCGACGTGTTCATGGATGAATCATTTACTTGCCCCCAAGAGATGGGAACTGAGCAGTATCCGCAATGGCAGGCGCAGCTTCACTACGGTTACCACCATATCCGCCACTGGAAGCACGAGCTCCACGGTCACGAGACTCACGACCACCACGTCCACGGCCACCACGACCTCCTCGGTAGTAGTTCTCACCATCCGCTGGTTTTAGAAACTCATTGATGCTCACAGCCTGTAAATTACAAAACACATCCATAAGCAAACTTATTGACCTACAAATTATTTGATTCAGACGACAGTGGATAACCTTCTTAGGCTTCTCTTCTTTGTCATCTTTGCGTTTGTCCTTGTCTGAACCCTAGGAAATTGATCAAAAGCAAGGGTAAGAATCGATCAAGACTTGCTTCCAGTTGACAATGAAGAAACGAGACATGGAGGTAATTAATACGTCTTACCAGCTTGATGAAGATTTCATCGTTAGACTTCTTCTTGTTTGAGAGTTGTTGCATTGATTCAAACACTTTAGTATCAACTTTCCTCTCAGAGGTGTTCTGAGATTGAAGTGCCTTTCTCTTCTCCTCAAGTATTTTCTCATACTCATCCAGAGTCATTTCCTACCGAAACACAAACCAGTAAGCAATCAATACGAATAAAAAGCCAAGACAAGTATATAAGTTGTGTTCCATGTCCTATTAACAATACCTAGTGGTGCAATTGTGACTAACAACCTAACATCTGTCTTAATTCATCTGCTTACCTTAACCTCAGGCTCTTTCTGCTCCTCCACTTCAGCAGTATTCTCCTTGTTAGCATCATCATCAGCAGGCTTCTCCACAACATCCTTCTCAGTTTCAACCCCAGCTACTTCTTCAGTCTCGCTAAAAGAGACAAAAAGCTTCTTTTTAGTCCAAATTCACAATCACTATCACataaaaacaatcaatcaaaGACAAATGATTAGTTGCTTACACAGCAAGAACTTCTTCTCCTGGTGTTCCCCAGTTTCCACGACCAGCTCCTTCGCGTTTGAAGTCACCCCTAAGTAACCGAAAACATAAACTTAAGCTTATGAGATTGATGATAATATGCGACAGAATGAGAGTAAGACAGACAGACCCTCTGCCAGTTCCACTACGACGCTCAAATGCCCTTCGAGGACGTTCACCTTCACCACGTCTACCACCACGCGGAGGACCTCCAtatcctccaccaccaccaccaccacgtcTCTCATAAGAAGGCTTTGAAACGTCTCCTTCGTCAGAGGGCTTACTGTATCCCCCTGAATATCCATTGTTACCTCGGGGACCATCACGGTTGTAACCACCACGACCACGGCTAAATCCACCACTCCTAGCCTCTCTCACTAATCAAGAACATAAAACGAAACAATCAGATACCAAATACAAAAACTCCAAACAGAAGAATAGAGATGATTTGGTAATCGAGAGTAAAGTGGGTCTGAGACCAGCTTGAGAAGGAGAAGGCTGCTTCGAAGACGGAGGATCTGACTTAGCAGGCAAACCTGAGACAGGTGCAGACTTCTTGGACTTATCAGAAGCGATGGAGACGGCGAGTTGGCTCGGATCCTCAGCATCGTCATCCAACAGATCAAA contains these protein-coding regions:
- the LOC106375896 gene encoding RGG repeats nuclear RNA binding protein A isoform X2, which gives rise to MTMLRIRANSPSPSLLISPRSLHLSQVCLLSQILRLRSSLLLLKLVREARSGGFSRGRGGYNRDGPRGNNGYSGGYSKPSDEGDVSKPSYERRGGGGGGGYGGPPRGGRRGEGERPRRAFERRSGTGRGGDFKREGAGRGNWGTPGEEVLAVETEEVAGVETEKDVVEKPADDDANKENTAEVEEQKEPEVKEMTLDEYEKILEEKRKALQSQNTSERKVDTKVFESMQQLSNKKKSNDEIFIKLGSDKDKRKDDKEEKPKKAVSINEFLKPADGENYYRGGRGGRGRGGRESRDRGARASSGGYGGNRSEAAPAIADTAQFPSLGGK
- the LOC106375896 gene encoding RGG repeats nuclear RNA binding protein A isoform X1 codes for the protein MATLNPFDLLDDDAEDPSQLAVSIASDKSKKSAPVSGLPAKSDPPSSKQPSPSQAVREARSGGFSRGRGGYNRDGPRGNNGYSGGYSKPSDEGDVSKPSYERRGGGGGGGYGGPPRGGRRGEGERPRRAFERRSGTGRGGDFKREGAGRGNWGTPGEEVLAVETEEVAGVETEKDVVEKPADDDANKENTAEVEEQKEPEVKEMTLDEYEKILEEKRKALQSQNTSERKVDTKVFESMQQLSNKKKSNDEIFIKLGSDKDKRKDDKEEKPKKAVSINEFLKPADGENYYRGGRGGRGRGGRESRDRGARASSGGYGGNRSEAAPAIADTAQFPSLGGK